GAGCGCACCAGGTTGGCGGAGGCGAGGAAGCACAGGACGAAGGCCGCGAGGCCGCCGAACAGCGTGCCGAGATAGGCCATCAGGATGGTCTCGGCGAGGAGAGCGAGCCATTTCGGCAGGCCCCAGTACCAGGCCGCGAGGTCGGCCGGCAGGTTCGCCCAGGTCAGCGGCGGCAGGATCTGGGTGATGTAGGCGGTGAAGTTCTGGATGTTGTCGAGGAAGGTGAGCGGCCGCACCTCGGCCATCCAGCCGGCGAGGAGATAGAGCGCCCCGACCGCGACGAAGACCGCCAGCGTGCGCAGGCGGGTGGAGGCGACGGCGCCGGAATAGGTCGCGAGCAGCGTCGTCTCGCGCTCGGGGGGCAGTCTGTCGATCTGGACGGTCACGGGTGCTTGCGTCTCCGGGGCCGGATGGAGCACCCTCTCCTCGGAGGACCGTCCGGCAAAATTCGGAGCGCGGGACCCCCTCTCCCGTATGGGAGAGGGGTAGGGGTGAGGGTGGCACGCTTCAGGATAGATCTGAATCGTCATGCTGCCAGCACCACGCTCAGCGCCTTGAGCGGAAGCGCGCCACCCTCACCCCCGGCCCCTCTCCCAAACGGGAGAGGGGAGACCCGCGCCTTGTCCTGGTGTCGTAGCGGCCCTCCTCAGCGGAGGAGGGCGGCCACCCTCACGACCGCTTGCGCTGCTCGTCGTTGTGGCGAAGCATCTCGATGATCGGCTGGTAGTCCTTCAGCGTCACCGGGGTGAGATCGAGATCCTTGCCGTCCGAGAGCTTGTCGAAGGCGGCCTTGTCCTTGGTCGGCAGATCGACAAAGGCCTGACGGATCGCCGTCTTCAGGTCGTCGGGCAGGCTCGAGAGCACCGCGAACGGGCCCTCGGGCAGGAACTCGGACTTGAAGACGATGCGGAAGTCCGACTGCTTCATCGGCGTGCCGTCGGCGTTCTTCACCATGCCCTTGGTCAGCATGCGGGACAGGTTGCTGTCGGTGTCGGAGTTCCAGAAGTTGGCGGCGGCGTCCGCGGTGCCCTGGGCGAGCGCCAGGACGGCGTTCTCGTGGCTGCCGGCGTAGAAGGTCTTTCCGAAGAGCTTGTCGACGTCGTGACCGGCCTTGTGCAGGAAGAAGCGCGGGGCCTGGTTGCCGGAGGTCGAGTTCGGATCGACCAGGGCGAGGCTCTTGCCCTTCAAGTCCTCGATCGTCTTGTACGGGCTGTCGGCACGCACGTAGATCACCGAGTAGTAGCCCGACACGCCGGTCTCGTGCTTCTGGTTGACCACCGGCTCGATCTTCACGCCGGTGATGACGGCGCGGGCGAAGGAGGCCGGGCCGTAGAAGCCGATCTGGATGTTGCCGGCGCGCTGGCCCTCGATCACCGCGGCGTAGTCGTTGGCGACCCGCAGCTTCACCGGAACGCCGAGCGCCTTGGTGAGGTAGGCGGTGAGCGGCGTCCAGCGGTCGACGGTGCCGGAGGCGTTCTCGGCCGGGATGACGCCCAGCGTCAGCTCGGGATACTTGGCCTTCCAGTCCTGCGCCAGGGCCGGGCCGGCGGCGAGCAGCAGCGCGGCGGCGCCCACGAGGGTGCGACGGTTCAGCATCGGTCTGGGTCCTTCTTGGAACGGGGAATGTCTCAGGCGCTCAGCGCCTCGGCGTGGCGGACCGGGATCGGGGCCGCGAAGCGCCCGGGCTCGGGCTCGCCCCGGTCCATCACCTCGCCGGCCTCGAGCCCGTAGAGGGTGCGGGCGACGTCCTCGGTGAGGTCGAAGCCGCGGCCGTCGAACACCACCCGGCCGGCCGAGAGGCCGATCAGCCGGTCGCAATAGGCGCGGGCGAGGTCGAGGGAGTGCAGGTTGCAGAGCACCGTGATGCCGTAGCGCCGGTTGGCGTCGGCGAGCGCGTCCATCACCAGGCGGGTGTTGCGCGGATCGAGGGAGGCCACCGGCTCGTCGGCCAGGATGATCTCCGGCTCCTGCACCAGGGCGCGGGCGATGGCGACCCGCTGCTGCTGGCCGCCCGAGAGCTGGTCGGCCCGGTTGGCGGCGAAGCCCCCCATGTCGAAGTTTTCCAGCGCGGCCAGCGCCAGCGCCTTGTCCTCCTCGCGCCACAGCTTGAGGAGCGAGCGGTGCGCCGGGACCTGGTCGAGCCGGCCCATCAGCACGTTCGTCATCACGTCGAGCCGTCCGACGAGGTTGAACTGCTGGAAGATCATCGCGCAGCGGGCGCGCCAGGCGCGCAAGGCCCTGCCGCGCAGGGCGGTGACGTCGGTGCCGTCGTAGAGGATGCGCCCCGCCGTCGGATCGGCGAGGCGGTTGATCATCCGCAGCAGGGTCGACTTGCCGGCGCCCGAGCGCCCGATCACGCCGACGAAGCTGCCGCGCTCGATGGCGAGGCCGACGCCATCCACGGCCCGGCGCGTCCTGTATTGGC
This is a stretch of genomic DNA from Methylobacterium sp. 17Sr1-1. It encodes these proteins:
- the phnD gene encoding phosphonate ABC transporter substrate-binding protein → MLNRRTLVGAAALLLAAGPALAQDWKAKYPELTLGVIPAENASGTVDRWTPLTAYLTKALGVPVKLRVANDYAAVIEGQRAGNIQIGFYGPASFARAVITGVKIEPVVNQKHETGVSGYYSVIYVRADSPYKTIEDLKGKSLALVDPNSTSGNQAPRFFLHKAGHDVDKLFGKTFYAGSHENAVLALAQGTADAAANFWNSDTDSNLSRMLTKGMVKNADGTPMKQSDFRIVFKSEFLPEGPFAVLSSLPDDLKTAIRQAFVDLPTKDKAAFDKLSDGKDLDLTPVTLKDYQPIIEMLRHNDEQRKRS
- the phnC gene encoding phosphonate ABC transporter ATP-binding protein, translated to MLVVENLTRQYRTRRAVDGVGLAIERGSFVGVIGRSGAGKSTLLRMINRLADPTAGRILYDGTDVTALRGRALRAWRARCAMIFQQFNLVGRLDVMTNVLMGRLDQVPAHRSLLKLWREEDKALALAALENFDMGGFAANRADQLSGGQQQRVAIARALVQEPEIILADEPVASLDPRNTRLVMDALADANRRYGITVLCNLHSLDLARAYCDRLIGLSAGRVVFDGRGFDLTEDVARTLYGLEAGEVMDRGEPEPGRFAAPIPVRHAEALSA